One genomic window of Micromonospora sp. WMMD1128 includes the following:
- the efeB gene encoding iron uptake transporter deferrochelatase/peroxidase subunit, giving the protein MTTAAGGDATSEPSNSRADRRVSRRHAMTLAGVGVAGVAGVATGAGALLAGGDQASATGAAAGAVPFLDEHQAGITTAAQDRLHFVAFDVVTKDRDRLVAMLQEWTAAAARMTAGKDAGVIGAVGGMPEAPPDDTGEALGLPPSQLTVTVGFGPSLFRDAQGRDRFGIADRRPAALADLPHFAGDALKPELSGGDICVQACANDPQVAVHAIRNLARIGMGVVSVRWSQLGFGRTSSTSRDQATPRNLFGFKDGTANLKAEDAGLLREQLWVQPGDGPDWMTGGSYLVTRKIRMLIETWDRSPLAEQEMIVGRTKGSGAPLGRRDEFDEPDFAAKGDDGEPAIAESAHVRLAHPDQNGGARLLRRGYNFVDGSDGLGRLDAGLFFIAYQRDPRKQFVPIQTRLARNDAMNEYLRHVSSGLFACPPGVRDAADWWGRDLFS; this is encoded by the coding sequence ATGACCACCGCGGCCGGCGGTGACGCGACGAGCGAGCCGAGCAACTCCCGGGCCGATCGCCGGGTCTCCCGGCGGCATGCGATGACGCTCGCCGGCGTCGGCGTGGCCGGCGTCGCCGGAGTGGCGACCGGCGCGGGCGCGCTGCTCGCCGGCGGCGATCAGGCGTCGGCCACCGGTGCGGCGGCGGGCGCGGTGCCGTTCCTCGACGAGCACCAGGCCGGCATCACCACCGCGGCCCAGGACCGGCTGCACTTCGTCGCGTTCGACGTGGTCACCAAGGATCGGGACCGGCTGGTCGCGATGCTCCAGGAGTGGACCGCCGCGGCGGCCCGGATGACCGCGGGTAAGGACGCCGGGGTGATCGGCGCGGTCGGTGGCATGCCGGAGGCCCCGCCGGACGACACCGGCGAAGCGCTCGGGCTGCCCCCGTCGCAGCTGACCGTGACCGTGGGCTTCGGCCCGTCGCTGTTCCGCGACGCCCAGGGCCGGGACCGGTTCGGCATCGCCGACCGCCGCCCCGCCGCGCTGGCCGACCTGCCGCACTTCGCCGGTGACGCGCTCAAGCCAGAGCTGTCCGGCGGCGACATCTGCGTCCAGGCCTGCGCCAACGACCCGCAGGTGGCGGTGCACGCCATCCGCAACCTGGCCCGGATCGGCATGGGCGTGGTGAGCGTCCGTTGGTCGCAGCTCGGGTTCGGGCGTACCTCGTCGACGTCGCGGGACCAGGCCACGCCGCGCAACCTGTTCGGCTTCAAGGACGGCACCGCCAATCTCAAGGCGGAGGACGCCGGCCTGCTCCGGGAGCAGCTCTGGGTGCAGCCCGGCGACGGCCCGGACTGGATGACCGGCGGCTCGTACCTGGTCACCCGGAAAATCCGCATGTTGATCGAGACCTGGGACCGCAGCCCGCTGGCCGAGCAGGAGATGATCGTCGGCCGGACCAAGGGGAGCGGTGCCCCGCTGGGCCGGCGCGACGAGTTCGACGAGCCGGACTTCGCCGCGAAGGGCGACGACGGCGAGCCGGCCATCGCGGAGAGCGCGCACGTGCGGCTCGCCCACCCGGACCAGAACGGGGGCGCCCGCCTGCTGCGGCGCGGCTACAACTTCGTGGACGGCTCGGACGGGCTGGGCCGGCTCGACGCCGGGCTGTTCTTCATCGCCTACCAGCGGGACCCGCGCAAGCAGTTCGTCCCGATCCAGACGCGGCTGGCCCGCAACGACGC
- the efeO gene encoding iron uptake system protein EfeO produces MRTTRIVAPAAAGLLAVAGLAGCGGGDDADATAGGPIAVTATDSACEVGSTEIDAGQVTFKVTNNGSKVNEFYVYAAGDRVMGEVENIAPGLSRELRVELPAGTYETACKPGMSGRGIRGALKVSGTAESVAPDAALTEATASYQRYVRSQTAALLTKTEEFVAAVKANDVAKAKALYPVARTYWERIEPVAESFGDLDPKIDGREEVVEEGMEFTGFHRIEKDLWTTGDVSKDGPIADRLLVDVKAIVAKANEEKLTPLQLANGAKALLDEVASGKITGEEERYSHTDLWDFNANLEGSKAAVGALRPALEQRAPDLVKQLDSEFADVEAALGKHRAGDGWKLHTQLSETELKELSDRINALAEPVSKIAAAVAR; encoded by the coding sequence ATGCGTACCACTCGAATCGTCGCGCCCGCCGCCGCCGGGTTGCTGGCCGTCGCCGGACTGGCCGGTTGCGGCGGCGGTGACGACGCCGACGCCACCGCCGGCGGACCGATCGCCGTCACGGCCACCGACAGCGCCTGCGAGGTCGGCAGCACCGAGATCGACGCCGGTCAGGTGACGTTCAAGGTGACGAACAACGGCTCCAAGGTCAACGAGTTCTACGTCTACGCCGCGGGCGACCGGGTGATGGGCGAGGTGGAGAACATCGCCCCCGGGCTCAGCCGTGAGCTGCGGGTCGAGCTGCCCGCCGGGACCTACGAGACCGCCTGCAAGCCGGGGATGAGCGGCCGGGGCATCCGGGGGGCGCTGAAGGTCAGCGGCACCGCCGAGAGCGTCGCACCCGACGCCGCGCTGACCGAGGCCACCGCCAGCTACCAGCGCTACGTGCGGAGCCAGACCGCCGCGCTGCTGACGAAGACCGAGGAGTTCGTGGCCGCGGTCAAGGCCAACGACGTGGCGAAGGCCAAGGCGCTCTATCCGGTGGCCCGCACCTACTGGGAGCGGATCGAGCCGGTCGCGGAGAGCTTCGGCGACCTCGACCCGAAGATCGACGGTCGGGAGGAGGTGGTCGAGGAGGGCATGGAGTTCACCGGCTTCCACCGGATCGAGAAGGACCTCTGGACCACCGGCGACGTCAGCAAGGACGGGCCGATCGCCGACCGGCTGCTGGTGGACGTCAAGGCGATCGTGGCCAAGGCCAACGAGGAGAAGCTCACCCCGCTCCAACTCGCCAACGGCGCCAAGGCGCTCCTCGACGAGGTCGCCAGCGGCAAGATCACCGGTGAGGAGGAGCGCTACTCGCACACCGACCTCTGGGACTTCAACGCCAACCTGGAAGGCTCCAAGGCGGCCGTCGGCGCGTTGCGGCCCGCTCTGGAGCAGCGCGCGCCCGACCTGGTCAAGCAGCTCGACAGCGAGTTCGCCGACGTGGAGGCCGCGCTCGGCAAGCACCGGGCCGGCGACGGGTGGAAGCTGCACACCCAGCTCAGCGAGACCGAGCTGAAGGAACTGTCGGACCGGATCAACGCGCTGGCCGAGCCGGTCAGCAAGATCGCGGCGGCCGTCGCGCGATGA